A region from the Beduinella massiliensis genome encodes:
- a CDS encoding DNA adenine methylase, with the protein MIPALLKWIGNKQRFAETIISFMPHSFNNYYEPFLGSGAVMAELLHADATMLFPHLEHAYGSDVLPFLIDIFNTTKENPQTIIEYYKKEISEYYQNPIKKYDEIRDRFNAEHDPRDFVLLSRTCYSGVIRFRKADGYMSTPRGPHKPISPETFEKRITQWHTLLQKASFTCESYMESMKRPQEGDVVYCDPPYTHSQSIIYGAQDFDIDVLWKMIFECKERGAKVMLSINGMRDSKEKDISVTPPDGLFERKLLVDCGTSMIDRLQNNGEEMKGKKVDDQLLLTW; encoded by the coding sequence TTGATACCAGCTTTATTAAAATGGATAGGCAATAAGCAACGTTTCGCAGAAACGATTATTTCATTTATGCCTCATAGCTTTAACAACTATTATGAGCCATTTTTAGGTAGTGGTGCAGTAATGGCAGAATTACTTCATGCTGATGCAACGATGTTGTTTCCACATCTTGAGCATGCTTATGGGAGCGATGTTTTGCCTTTCCTGATTGATATTTTCAACACTACAAAAGAGAACCCACAAACTATTATTGAATACTATAAAAAAGAAATCTCTGAGTACTATCAAAATCCCATAAAAAAATATGATGAGATCAGAGATCGTTTCAACGCCGAACATGACCCACGTGATTTTGTTTTGCTATCAAGAACCTGCTATTCCGGTGTCATTCGATTTCGAAAAGCCGATGGTTATATGAGTACGCCACGAGGTCCACATAAGCCAATCAGTCCGGAAACATTTGAAAAGCGTATCACTCAATGGCATACCCTATTGCAAAAAGCATCATTTACCTGCGAAAGCTATATGGAGTCCATGAAACGCCCCCAAGAAGGTGACGTTGTATATTGTGACCCCCCATATACACATTCACAGAGTATCATTTACGGTGCCCAAGACTTTGATATTGATGTTCTCTGGAAAATGATTTTCGAATGCAAAGAACGTGGCGCAAAAGTAATGCTGTCAATTAACGGAATGCGGGATTCAAAGGAAAAGGATATTTCAGTAACACCACCAGATGGATTGTTTGAGCGAAAACTTCTTGTGGATTGCGGAACGTCAATGATTGACAGACTTCAAAACAATGGAGAAGAAATGAAAGGCAAAAAAGTCGACGATCAATTATTACTCACATGGTAA
- a CDS encoding helix-turn-helix domain-containing protein — protein sequence MQKDLLLAFGQTVRKLRLSKDISQENFADMCDLHRTYISDVELGKRNVSLENIRKIATALNMHVSELFQEVERNASI from the coding sequence ATGCAAAAAGATTTGTTGCTTGCTTTTGGACAAACTGTCCGTAAACTCAGACTTTCGAAAGATATATCACAAGAAAACTTTGCTGATATGTGCGATTTACACCGTACATACATTAGCGATGTTGAGTTAGGGAAACGGAATGTTTCTCTTGAAAATATTAGGAAGATTGCAACGGCACTTAACATGCATGTATCAGAACTTTTTCAGGAGGTTGAAAGAAATGCAAGCATTTAA
- a CDS encoding DUF7687 domain-containing protein produces MQAFKVFKGMDASFWAFVKFISENLGYTERGEGLVKEYSISTIKALCEERGINASEEVIVNVAQYSKLRADLLNGYAKNMFMDAQTASEEFQNLKTIHKVGNYYCKLPLNKQKGEMKQVAFFTAIINIIAEKTIREITGNSYSMGFDDDPRSLAYIWDDGRIIGASSRRFDGAYPSIENPRLVWEIKEYYYATTFGSRVADGVYETQLDGFEFKELYERTGRKVYHVLFIDAYRTWWVQGKSYLCRLIDAMNSGVVDEVIVGREVLTRWPELLHSIIKK; encoded by the coding sequence ATGCAAGCATTTAAGGTATTTAAGGGGATGGATGCTTCTTTTTGGGCATTTGTAAAATTTATTTCTGAAAACCTCGGATATACCGAACGGGGCGAGGGTCTTGTCAAGGAATATTCAATTAGTACGATTAAAGCTCTCTGTGAGGAACGTGGTATAAATGCATCAGAGGAAGTTATAGTCAATGTTGCTCAATATTCAAAATTGCGTGCTGATTTACTCAATGGATATGCTAAAAACATGTTTATGGATGCACAAACAGCTAGTGAAGAATTTCAAAATTTGAAAACAATTCATAAGGTTGGAAATTATTACTGTAAGCTTCCTCTGAACAAACAAAAAGGTGAAATGAAACAAGTTGCTTTTTTTACTGCAATTATAAATATCATTGCAGAGAAAACCATAAGAGAAATTACAGGCAATAGTTATTCAATGGGATTTGATGATGATCCTCGTAGTTTAGCTTATATTTGGGATGATGGTAGAATAATTGGTGCTTCATCACGACGTTTTGACGGCGCATATCCAAGTATAGAAAACCCCAGATTAGTTTGGGAAATCAAAGAATATTATTATGCTACAACATTTGGTAGCCGGGTTGCTGATGGCGTCTATGAAACTCAATTAGACGGATTCGAATTCAAAGAGTTGTATGAAAGAACTGGCAGAAAGGTATATCATGTATTATTTATTGATGCCTATAGGACATGGTGGGTTCAAGGAAAATCATATCTTTGCCGTCTGATTGATGCGATGAATTCTGGCGTTGTTGATGAAGTAATTGTCGGCCGGGAAGTTCTTACCCGGTGGCCTGAGCTTTTACATTCGATTATTAAGAAATAA
- a CDS encoding CHAP domain-containing protein, producing the protein MNARRLIALLLCLCLAPAWALGGELELVSAGDAPAAPAPDAQALLNADASGDDAQDEVPEKIRRFIEVARAEFEANDWQKLPKDNKYTVWYYGDHRQIGWCSVFLIWCANEAGIPLFKKDAVVVPEDGIFSCIEGRVGNVKLGFESVGRWTETEPPRPGDLVIYGVRGSTPYTHIAMVESVQALGDGVYEITTLEGNVNSTVKRYRYRYDLTPKKAYHNMFVVPEDERTDDNCQYKLHNESWYVFGFCRTWE; encoded by the coding sequence ATGAACGCAAGGAGGCTGATCGCCCTGCTGCTCTGCCTTTGCCTTGCGCCCGCCTGGGCGTTGGGCGGCGAGCTGGAGCTCGTTTCCGCGGGGGATGCCCCGGCTGCGCCCGCGCCGGATGCGCAGGCGCTTTTGAATGCGGATGCGTCAGGCGATGACGCGCAGGACGAGGTGCCGGAGAAGATCCGGCGCTTCATCGAGGTGGCGCGGGCGGAATTTGAGGCAAACGACTGGCAGAAGCTGCCCAAGGACAACAAGTACACGGTCTGGTACTACGGCGACCACCGGCAGATCGGCTGGTGCTCGGTGTTTTTGATCTGGTGCGCGAACGAAGCGGGCATTCCGCTCTTCAAGAAGGACGCGGTGGTGGTGCCGGAGGACGGCATCTTCTCGTGCATCGAGGGGCGCGTGGGCAACGTCAAGCTCGGGTTTGAGAGCGTTGGGCGCTGGACGGAGACGGAGCCGCCCCGCCCGGGCGATCTGGTCATCTACGGCGTGCGCGGCTCCACGCCCTACACGCACATCGCGATGGTGGAAAGCGTGCAGGCGCTGGGCGACGGCGTGTACGAAATCACGACGCTGGAGGGCAACGTGAACTCCACGGTCAAGCGCTACCGCTACCGCTACGACCTGACGCCGAAGAAGGCGTATCACAACATGTTCGTCGTGCCGGAGGACGAGCGCACGGACGACAACTGCCAGTACAAGCTGCACAACGAAAGCTGGTACGTCTTCGGCTTTTGCCGGACGTGGGAATAA